From a single Candidatus Schekmanbacteria bacterium genomic region:
- the gshA gene encoding glutamate--cysteine ligase, whose translation MNAIRSLFDIISTDNEGIQTWIDKSTEGLLLPVYSSHDIRNSGFKVSTVDANAFPAGFNNLCDNSLKISSEYLREYMVSNFPFVRNILLLVEEHTRNLFYLENVFILSEIIKNAGYDVVCGILGTSKYNLNTVSRKEIILYPVEYNQRKIAVAGFIPDIVLSNNDFSSGKPEQLFSIDQPVIPLPEMGWYRRRKSEHFRLYCKLAEEIAMKYSFDPWLISGYYDWVEGIDFKSEKMFEETGEKIDSVLKKIQMKYNEYSIPDKPFVFIKNNSGTYGMAVMTAESGKDFILMNRATKNKMSYGKNKALVSSVIIQEGIPTIDMLNGKVAEPLLYFIGKHPVGGFFRFHTQRNKKENLNVRGMLFDYDNLCPMDSGMFSTAKQSNVGQENIQIYKLIGILSTIAQAYESQQIISHENKKT comes from the coding sequence ATGAACGCAATAAGAAGCCTCTTTGATATAATTTCTACAGATAATGAAGGTATACAAACATGGATAGATAAATCCACCGAAGGTCTCTTGCTACCTGTTTACTCTTCGCACGATATTAGAAATAGCGGATTTAAAGTTTCAACAGTTGATGCAAATGCATTTCCTGCCGGGTTCAACAACCTATGTGATAACAGTCTGAAAATTAGCTCAGAATATTTAAGAGAATATATGGTTTCAAATTTTCCTTTTGTAAGAAACATTCTTTTACTTGTTGAAGAACACACAAGGAATCTTTTTTATCTAGAAAATGTTTTTATTCTTAGTGAAATAATAAAAAATGCTGGTTACGATGTTGTATGTGGTATTCTTGGAACTTCGAAGTATAATCTGAATACTGTATCCAGAAAAGAAATTATTTTATACCCCGTAGAGTATAATCAAAGAAAAATCGCAGTAGCAGGTTTCATACCTGACATTGTCTTAAGTAATAATGATTTTTCTTCAGGAAAACCAGAACAATTATTTTCAATTGATCAACCTGTAATTCCTTTGCCTGAAATGGGGTGGTATAGAAGAAGAAAAAGTGAGCATTTCAGATTATATTGCAAATTGGCTGAAGAAATCGCAATGAAGTATTCATTTGATCCATGGCTTATTTCTGGTTATTATGATTGGGTAGAAGGAATTGATTTTAAATCAGAAAAAATGTTTGAAGAAACAGGTGAAAAAATTGATAGCGTTCTCAAAAAGATTCAGATGAAGTATAATGAATATTCAATCCCTGATAAGCCTTTTGTATTCATAAAAAACAACTCAGGTACATATGGAATGGCAGTTATGACAGCTGAATCAGGTAAGGATTTTATTTTAATGAATCGTGCGACAAAAAACAAAATGTCATATGGTAAAAATAAAGCGTTGGTTAGTAGTGTAATTATCCAGGAAGGGATACCTACAATTGATATGCTTAACGGTAAAGTCGCAGAACCTCTTCTTTATTTTATAGGCAAACATCCAGTCGGAGGTTTTTTTCGTTTTCACACTCAAAGAAATAAAAAAGAAAATTTGAATGTAAGAGGGATGCTTTTTGATTATGACAATCTTTGCCCTATGGATTCAGGCATGTTTTCAACCGCTAAGCAGTCGAATGTCGGTCAAGAAAACATTCAAATTTATAAACTAATAGGAATACTGTCCACTATAGCCCAAGCATACGAATCACAACAAATAATTAGCCATGAAAATAAAAAAACTTAA
- a CDS encoding flagellar biosynthesis anti-sigma factor FlgM, whose protein sequence is MDKYKKEKTRELIALIEDNVNRQAKVKRIKRLVKKGNYIIDADKIAEKIVSDALINEYLLFYPIFLYVKQKTNR, encoded by the coding sequence ATGGACAAATATAAGAAAGAGAAAACCAGGGAATTGATAGCGTTGATTGAAGATAATGTCAATAGACAAGCAAAAGTTAAGAGAATTAAACGCCTTGTTAAGAAAGGAAATTATATAATTGATGCAGACAAAATTGCTGAAAAAATTGTATCTGATGCATTAATTAATGAATATCTTTTATTCTACCCCATTTTTTTGTACGTCAAACAAAAAACTAACCGTTAA
- a CDS encoding HAMP domain-containing histidine kinase, translating to MNKNLKDVLISIHHKYLLGKFTGDIFHEVNNIVGASIGFAQLAQISMKEDDIKKMIEVVLRSTGRVKEISRSAQNYLSDYNGSAGINDVSLLISECIQLVKKSFTKKGAQISFNNNGIISFSTDTGLLRHAVLSMISFLFENLENGGTVSVNVEKAGSEKIKISFLYENISSTHIDTIIHATEEENSFEDLYKDDAVTRYYDGYVALYVLKNKLGGTIIGSPDSITVLLDEKKYNL from the coding sequence ATGAACAAAAATCTTAAAGATGTACTTATCAGTATTCATCATAAATACCTTTTAGGTAAATTTACAGGTGATATTTTCCATGAAGTCAATAATATAGTAGGTGCATCTATAGGATTTGCCCAGCTTGCGCAAATTAGTATGAAAGAAGATGATATTAAAAAAATGATAGAAGTAGTGCTTCGCTCTACCGGAAGAGTTAAAGAAATAAGCAGATCTGCACAAAATTATTTATCAGATTATAATGGGTCTGCTGGGATTAATGACGTCTCGTTGCTGATTTCAGAGTGCATTCAACTAGTAAAGAAAAGCTTTACAAAAAAAGGAGCACAAATATCGTTTAATAATAATGGGATTATATCATTTTCAACAGACACCGGATTGTTGAGACATGCTGTATTAAGTATGATATCGTTTCTTTTTGAGAATCTTGAGAACGGTGGTACCGTATCTGTAAATGTAGAAAAGGCAGGTAGCGAAAAAATAAAAATATCATTTTTGTATGAAAATATCAGTTCAACTCATATCGATACAATAATACATGCAACAGAAGAAGAAAATAGCTTTGAAGATTTATATAAGGATGATGCAGTTACTAGATATTATGACGGATATGTAGCATTATATGTGTTAAAGAATAAATTAGGTGGAACTATTATTGGATCGCCAGATTCAATAACTGTTCTACTCGATGAAAAGAAATATAATTTATAG
- a CDS encoding FliA/WhiG family RNA polymerase sigma factor, whose translation MKRLVLKKRIRSKTGNCRVVNREELIIKFLPFTKSIAERISLRLPKNVEVDELVAAGIIGLMDAVEKFDPSKQIKFKTYAEFRIRGAILDELRAMDWLPRSLRRKTSQLEDAYSKLEQDFGRPATDKEVADFLNIDVSELYDMLKSVRGKSLISLDEPIDGEVKGKTLLECIASPDTKDPLEKTRAKETKEIVAKAIEALPEKERLVISLYYYEELTMKEIGQIMDVTESRISQIHTKATIILKNRFKKAANL comes from the coding sequence ATGAAACGATTAGTCTTAAAAAAGAGGATTCGGAGCAAAACTGGTAATTGCAGGGTTGTTAATAGAGAAGAACTTATTATTAAGTTTCTACCCTTTACAAAGTCTATAGCTGAAAGGATATCTCTAAGGCTGCCAAAGAATGTTGAGGTAGATGAACTTGTAGCAGCAGGCATAATTGGCCTAATGGATGCAGTCGAAAAATTTGATCCTTCAAAACAGATCAAGTTTAAGACATATGCTGAATTCAGAATTCGTGGAGCAATATTGGATGAATTGCGCGCTATGGACTGGTTGCCGCGTTCCTTGCGACGTAAGACTTCTCAGTTAGAAGATGCTTACTCCAAGCTTGAGCAGGATTTTGGCAGACCAGCAACAGATAAAGAGGTAGCGGATTTCTTAAATATAGATGTAAGTGAGCTTTATGATATGTTAAAAAGCGTTAGGGGAAAGTCACTTATCAGTCTTGACGAGCCAATAGATGGTGAAGTCAAAGGGAAGACATTGCTCGAATGTATTGCAAGTCCGGATACAAAAGATCCACTAGAAAAAACCAGGGCAAAAGAAACAAAAGAAATAGTTGCTAAGGCAATTGAAGCGCTGCCTGAAAAAGAACGACTAGTAATATCACTATACTATTACGAAGAATTGACTATGAAAGAGATTGGACAAATTATGGATGTAACTGAATCACGGATTTCACAGATTCATACTAAGGCAACTATAATCCTTAAAAATAGATTTAAAAAAGCAGCAAATCTTTAA